The Bartonella sp. HY328 genome contains the following window.
ATTGGAAAATTTGGTTAGAGGAAAGCAAATAAAATGGCTAAACCTATTATAGTATTCGATCTTGATGGAACCCTTGCCCAAACAGCTATTGATTTGTTGGATAGCTTAAATTTTTGTTTACAAGAAAAAGGCTACAAAACAGCGGATTTAGATGATTTGCACCAGTTTTTGGGGCAAGGTGGTCGCATTATGATCGAACGCGCCTTAAGCGATCAAAACATCACTTTTGATGATGCCATGCTTGATGAAATGGTAGCAATATTTTTAAAGCATTATAAGGCACATATTCCGGGGAAAACAACTTATTTCCCTGGCGCTAAAGAGGCTGTTAAACGCTTTGAAGAAGCTGGCTTTTTAACTGCAATTTGTACAAATAAATTTATAGATGCTGCAAGACGCATCATCAATGCAATCGATCCACAAAACCAATATAGCGCAATATGTGGTGGTGATAGTTTTGCATGGCGTAAACCCGATGGCCGCCATATCTTATCAACCATAGAAGTCGCTGCTGGTGATCCAAAACAAGCTGTTATGATTGGCGATAGTGCCGCAGACATAAATGCTGCGAAATCAGCTGGCATTCCTGTTATTGCTGTTGATTTTGGCTACACCAATATACCTGTCTCCCAGCTTGCGCCTAATCACATTATTAGCCACTTTGACGAACTTACCCCCGAATTGGTAAATAGTATTTTAGCAAAGCAGTAAAATAATATTTTACCGGTTCAAAAATATTAATTTGAACCGGTATCCTCGCTCTCACCGTCTTTGCTTTCTTGCTTGCCGCTTACATCTACTGCGGCAAAAGCTTTTCTAATGACGCTCGATGTTGCATCATAATTGGTTGCATCGGTTGACAATATTTGCCGCCAGCGCCTTGCACCTGGAAAGCCATGAAATAATCCCACCATATGCTTGCTTATATGCGATAAACGCCCCCCTGCCCGAATATGGGCATCGGTATAAATACACATTGATTCTATTATGCTTTCAAAGTCAATTTCACGATAGGTTTCATCATAAACAA
Protein-coding sequences here:
- a CDS encoding HAD family hydrolase, producing MAKPIIVFDLDGTLAQTAIDLLDSLNFCLQEKGYKTADLDDLHQFLGQGGRIMIERALSDQNITFDDAMLDEMVAIFLKHYKAHIPGKTTYFPGAKEAVKRFEEAGFLTAICTNKFIDAARRIINAIDPQNQYSAICGGDSFAWRKPDGRHILSTIEVAAGDPKQAVMIGDSAADINAAKSAGIPVIAVDFGYTNIPVSQLAPNHIISHFDELTPELVNSILAKQ